The following proteins are co-located in the Triticum aestivum cultivar Chinese Spring chromosome 1A, IWGSC CS RefSeq v2.1, whole genome shotgun sequence genome:
- the LOC123179474 gene encoding profilin-2, translating to MSWQTYVDEHLMCDIEGHHLASAAILGHDGTVWAQSADFPQFAPAEITAIMKDFDEPGHLAPTGMFVAGAKYMVIQGEPGAVIRGKKGAGGITIKKTGQALVVGAYEEPMTPGQCNMVVERLGDYLVEQGM from the exons ATGTCGTGGCAGACGTACGTCGACGAGCACCTGATGTGCGACATCGAGGGCCACCACCTCGCCTCCGCGGCCATCCTCGGCCACGACGGCACCGTCTGGGCCCAGAGCGCCGACTTCCCCCAG TTCGCGCCCGCCGAGATCACTGCCATCATGAAGGACTTCGACGAGCCGGGGCACCTCGCCCCCACCGGCATGTTCGTTGCAGGTGCCAAGTACATGGTTATCCAGGGCGAACCTGGCGCTGTCATCCGTGGCAAGaag GGAGCAGGAGGCATCACCATCAAGAAGACCGGGCAGGCGCTGGTGGTCGGCGCCTACGAGGAGCCCATGACCCCTGGGCAGTGCAACATGGTGGTGGAGAGGCTCGGCGACTACCTTGTCGAACAAGGCATGTAG